The genome window GCGGCTCGCCAAGCGGCAGCGGCATATCGTAGATGAGCTGCATCTTGGAGTTCGAGATGTCGATCAGCTGATGGTTCTGCGGATGCAGCGGACCAACCGGGTTGAACCGGTCGATGGCCAGCTTGTTCAGCGAAACCAGGTACTTACCCTTCGGAGAGACGGTATCGCCTTCCATCGACATAAGGTGGCCGATGTTGTAGTGGATCGAAATCTTGTCGAGGACCTTGCCCTCGCAATAGTTCCACTTGGTCACCTGGCTGTCGACGTAGATCGACGTGTACACGATGCACGGCGTCGAGTCGTACTGGTTATGCAGCGGGCCGAGACCAACCTGCACCTGCGTATGCAGCGACTTCTTCATGTCGAGGATCGGAATGCCGTACGGGTCCTTGTCGGCGAAGTCCTTGGCCTCGATGAGGCCCATGATCTTCTCGAACGAATAGACCGACGCATGGGTGTCGAGCTTGCCGGCGACGATGATGAATTTGCCGTCCGGGGAAACGTCGACGCCGTGCGGGCTCTTCGGTTCCGGAATCAGGAACAGAATGCCTTCGGCAACCGCGGTGTCGATGGTCAGCACGTCATGGCCGTTGATCTTGGTGGCCTTGCCGGCTTCGACCAGTTCGGCCGCTTTCTTCCAGTTGATGACGTGCAGGAAGTCGGTGTCTTTCTGCGAGCAGCCGGCTTCAAACGGCGGACGACCCTTCTCGATGCCACCGATGTAACGTTCGGTGCAGAACGAGTTGGTGAACGACCAGCCATCGGAGTCGAGCTTACCGGCGTCCGACAGGTCCTGGCTGTACGGCGGCAGTTCGACGGAGAACGACTTCTCCGGCAGAATGCGGCCGGCTTCACGATCGAACTTCCAGTAGGTGACGGCGCCGCGATACTTGTCGTTGAATTCCGACAGCGGCACGTAGCCGTGCTCGAACGGCGCGGCGTACTGGGTCGCCTCGATCACATATTCGGTGTTCGGGGTCGCGAAGGCGCCACCGTGTTCCGACTGCATGATCGGGTTGACGACGATCTGCTTGGTCTCGAAGTCCTTCAGATCGATAACGGCAATGCGCGGGTTGGCCTTGTCGTTGATGAACAGCCATTCGCCGTCATATTCGCCGTTGGTTTCCGAAAGCGCAGGATGGTGAGTGTCACCATAGTTGATCTGCTTGCCGTCGATCATGCCCTGAGCAAGCACCGCCTTCGACTCATCGTCGAAACCGTAGCCCTGCCACGGCTCCGGCGTGAAGACGCCGATATACTTGAGGATGCGCATCGACGGGATGCCGTAGACGAGAATCTGACCGCTCTGGCCACCCGATGAGAACACCAGGAATTCATCGCGACCACCGGTCGGGACGTAGGTCTTCGCCGCGGCGAGGACGTCCTTTTCCGTCAGGCCACGACGCTTCATTACGTCGTCCAGCGATTCAGCGGAAAATGACGCCGCAGTCCACGCCAGACCGATGCCGAACGCAGTCGACACCGTCAGTAGGCTTTTCAGCATAGTTTTCATTGTGTGCCCCGTTCTTCATACAACTCTTCCCGGTGCCACGGGAAAAGCCGGAGGAACACCCGCGAATGCGGGTTCGCGCACGATTTGCACGCGGAGTGGACCGTAGAGAGAAGCCAAATGGGCGGCCTTGCCCTAGAGCAAATGAGCGCTGCAAAAAAAGTGTTAGAAATACCGCAAATAAGCAGTAATACGGTGGCATTCCTGCCATCTGCGCACCACCCCTTGAACTATATCCAACAAAGCACTTCATCGTGAGCAATGGTGGTGGCGAGGTTATTTTCCGTTACTTTTGAAACCAATAAAGAAATACATGGTTTCCCGGCCATGTGTGATCTTATGCTGTACCATGCCGGCACTGGCGTGCGCATGGACAGGTACGGAAATGGACTCGGACGTCCTGCCATAGTGGCAGCCGATACAGTCCAAGCCAGCCAGCGGGGAAGTGCTTCAACGGCTAGCCGACTGGAATCTCTCCAAAAAAAGACATTCCGAAAGCGGTTAATACGTAGTCTTTCTTATCCGCTTTTTTGGGGGATTCTTTTCCTATTTCCCCTTCCCGGCGGCGACCAAGCAACTTGCCCGGGAGCGCCGACGGAAACGTCGACAAAAACGTTCTTTGTGTTCCGCTCGATTGTCGAGTCGGTTAATTCCGGCTTTACATCGGCATGCATTCAGCCTGAGGAGACCTCATGACTCATCCGCTTTCGCGCCTTTTTCTCTCTGCTGCCCTGGCCGGCACCATGCTTTTCGGGCTGGCAGGCGGGATCGCCGCAGCAAGTCAGGCGACCGTCGGCCCGCTCACGGTCAGTGGTCCGTTCGCCCGGGCGACGCCCGGAGCGGCACGCGCCGGCATCGCCTATCTGACGATTCGCAACGCCGGAGGCGAACCTGACCGGCTGGTGTCGGCTGCAGCCGATGTTTCCGACCGGGTCGAACTGCACACCCACATTGAAGACAACGGCATTCTGCGGATGAGGCAGGTCGAGGCGATCGATGTGCCGGCGAACGGCATGACCGCGCTCAAGCCGGGCGGTTTGCATGTCATGTTCATCGGCCTCAAGGCGCCGCTGAAAAAAGGCCAGCACTTCCCGCTCAGCCTGACCTTCGAAAAGGCCGGCACGGTGACGATTGAAATGCCGGTCGGCAGCATCGGCGCGATGCGCCCGGAGGACGATTCGGCCGCATCCAGCGAGCCGGCGATGGACCACAGCGCGATGGACCACAGCAAAATGGATCATGGCGAAATGGCGCCGAAGAAGACGGCCGAATAGCCACCGGCTCAACAAAACGCCCCGCTCGACAAAACACCCCGCGCCGTCGCCGTCGCGGGGTGTTTTCGTTTCAACGATGTCGTTGGTTCAAGCGGGCGCGCAGAGCAGCACGGACATGGCGATAGTGATTGCGAGGGCGGCCTGGGAGAGCGCTGTTCTGGCGAGCGTGCGGTTCAGTTCGCGCGAGACCGGGGTTGCCGCCATGTCGCGGATGAGCACGATGGTAATCGCGGCGAGCGGCACGAAAGCGGCCATGGCGGGAATCGTATTCGGCTGCACGAAAGCAAGGGCGAACAGCACGGTCGCCACCATCAGCACGGCATAGAGCGTACGCGCTGTAGCGACGCCTGCGACGATGGCCAAGGTCCGCCGGCCGGCGCGCGAATCGCTGACGCGATCACGGTGGTTGTTGACCAGCAGCACAGCGGCGGCGGGCAAACCGACGATGGCGCCGAGCGCGACCGTCGATGCCGTCAGCATCCCTGTCTGCAGATAATAGGTGCCGCCGACGGCGACGATGCCGAAAAACAGAAGCACGAACAGCTCACCATAGGGCGAGGCGGAAATCGGCCGCGGGCCGGACGAGTAGGCAAGGCCGCAAAGAATGGAGACTGCCCCGACTATAGCGATCGGCAGACCGCCCGCGGCGAGCAGGACGATGCCGGCGGCAATCGCCACGGCAAAGGCGCCAAGCGCGACCATCCGCACCGTTGCGGCCGGCAGGATGCCAAGCGCGGTAACGCGGGGTGGGCCGAGGCGATCGGCAGTGTCGTGGCCGCGTTCGCCATCGCAGGCGTCGTTCCAAAGATTGGTGCCGATCTGGATCGCCAGCGCGCCGAGCAGCGCAAAGGCGAGTTCGAACGGCCGCAGCGCACCGGCCTCGAACCAGGCCCAGAAGGCGCCGGCGGCGACCGGCGAGACCGAAAGCGTCAGCGTCTTGGGACGGAAGGCCATGACCCAGGCGGTCAGCGCCGACACCGGTTCCGGCGTGGCGCGGCGGGCCGCTTCATTACCGACGGAGGCCACCGCAATCGGCACGGCGATCGAATACGGCTCGGGTACGCGCTGATCCATTCCTTATCCGTCAGGTTTGGCGGCCACGTGAATGGCCGCGATGCCGAAGAAGAGGCGGTCCGCCGTCACCTTGCCGAAGCCAGTCGCAAGCAAGGTCTGCGACACGGTTTCAGCATCGGGGAAACCGGCAATCGATTCCACTAGATAGCGGTACGCGCCGCGATGACCAGCAACCAGCGCGCCGAGTGCGGGAATGACAATCCGCGAGTAGAGCCGATAGGCCGGCGCGAACCACCAGACCGGCTGGGAGAATTCCAGGATGAAGAGCTGACCGCCGGGACGCAGAACGCGCAGGCACTCATCGATGACGCACTGCGGATCGGTCATGTTGCGCAGCCCGAAGGACAGCGTGACGACGCCGAAGCTCTCATCGCCGAACGGCAGGGTCTCGCCCTCTGCCGCAACGGCGTCATAGGCAGCGGCATCGCGCTTGACCGCAACGCCGAGCATGCCCGTGCTTGGATCGCAGATGACGATTGCTGCATCGGGACGGTGCTTCAGCACTCCGAGCGCGATATCGCCGGTGCCGCCGGCGAGATCGAGGACCGACGCGTTGCCGACCGCTGCTGCCGCCGCTTTCGTGAAGCGCGCCTTCCACAGCCGGTGGGTTCCCCCCGACATGAGGTCGTTCATCAGGTCGTAGCGGGGCGCGATTGCGTTGAACAGAGAACGGATGCGCTGCCGCCGCTCCTGCGGCTCGACCCGTTCCCGCCCGAAGCGGCCCGAAAGATCGTCCATGCCGTGCCCATTGTTGCCGCCCGGCCGATTACTCAAAAACCGGACGTAACCCGTTAAACCCAAATGGTGTCTGGCGACAAGCCCCTGCGCCGAAGTGCCCTTCCCTACCCGCCGGGTGCGCATTTGCGCTTGCCCGGCGGCAATCCGCGGGCAATTTGCCGCCTGTGAGAGACCACTTATTCGACTCAAAAAGACAAAAGGCCGCGCGGTCGCCCGCACGGCCTTTCATTTCCCATCCGTCCTGAAAGACGGTTACGCGATCGGCATCGCTCAGCCGGCAAGCACCGTGTCGGCCGGCACATAGTCGTAGCCAAGGTCGCGGGCGACCGGCTCGCAGGTCACCTTCCCGAAGGCCACGTTGAGGCCGTTCTTCAGATGTGCATCGGCGGTCAGGGCCGCCTTCCAGCCCTTGTCGGCGATTTCGAGCGCATGCGGCAAGGTCGCGTTGTTGAGCGCGTAGGTCGAGGTGCGGGCGACGGCGCCCGGCATGTTGGCGACGCAATAATGCACGATGTCGTCGACCACATAGGTCGGATCGGCGTGGGTGGTCGCCTTGGAGGTCTCGAAGCAGCCGCCCTGGTAGATGGCAACGTCGACGAGCACGGCGCCCGGCTTCATGGCCTTGAGCATATCGCGCTTGACGAGCTTCGGCGCCGCGGCACCGGGGATCAACACCGCGCCGATGACGAGATCGGCGTTCAGCACCTGCTCCTCAAGGATCGCCTTCGCGGAATAGAGCACCGTTGCGCTCGCTTCGAAATGGGTCGCGAGGCGTTCCAGGGTGGCGACGTTGCGGTCGAGGATGGTGACGTCCGCATGCATGCCGACGGCCATCTGCGCGGCGTTGAAACCGACGACGCCGCCGCCGATGACGACAACCTTGCCCGGCTGCACGCCCGGCACACCGCCAAGCAGCACGCCGCGACCGCCATGAGCCTTTTCAAGCGCGGTGGCGCCGGCCTGGATCGACATGCGCCCGGCGACCTGGCTCATCGGCTTCAACAGCGGCAGGCCGCCGTGATGGTCGGTGACGGTCTCGTAGGCGATGCAGACCGCGCCCGAAGCGACCAGATCGCGGGTCTGATCCGGATCCGGCGCGAGGTGCAGATAGGTGTAGAGGATCTGGCCTTCGCACAGCATGGCGCGCTCGACGGCCTGCGGCTCCTTCACCTTCACGATCATGTCGGCGCGGGCGAAGACTTCCGCCGCAGCACCGACGATCTCGGCGCCGGCGGCCACGTAGGCAGCGTCGTCGGCACCGATGCCGGAGCCCGCCATGGTCTCGACGATGACCGCGTGGCCGTGCGCGACGACTTCGGCGACGCTCTCAGGCGTCAGCCCGACGCGGTACTCGTGGTTCTTGATTTCCTTCGGAACACCCAGAAGCATGGCTCTTCTCTCCCTTGAAAGCCGTGCGGATATAACTGAGCAAATCGTACAAGCGACTTGTTGGCAGGTTGTCTCTTTTTTGGTGGCCTTTCGATGATTTTTTCGTCATTCATTCGATAAACCCGCCCCTTTATCGGATAAATTTGCAAAATGGACCGAACAGACAAAAAGATTCTCCAGGCGCTGCAACGCGATTGCCGGCAGTCCGTGGCCGACCTGGCGGAGCGGGTCGGGCTGTCGCCCTCGGCCTGCCATCGGCGTGTCAAACAGCTCGAGGAACAGGGGCTGATCGCCGGCTATGGCGCCCATCTCGATCGCCGCAAACTCGGCTACACGATGGAATTCTTCGTCGAGATCAGCCTCGCCTCGCAAAGCGAAGACGCGTTGCGCGCTTTCGAGGACGCGGTGCGGCGGGTGCCGGAAATCCTCGAATGCCATCTGATGAGTGGCGTCGCCGACTATTTCCTGCGCATCGCGGCAACCGGTCCCGATGCCTATGAACGCATTCACCGCGAACGGCTCGGGCGCCTGCCCGGTGTCGCCAAGATCCAGTCGAGCCTGGTGCTGCGCACGATCCAGCCCTGGGCCGGCTATCCGGTGCCGTCGGACTGAGTGCCTTACACGAACAACAGGCCGAGACCGCCGGCGATCAACGCGACACGCTGGATGATCGCGCGGTGGGTGATCGCCCCGTAGGACACGGCGGCGAGCGCAATGCCGATCTTGGCAAAGGCAACGAGCGCCATCGGCAGGTTCGAGGCGAGCGCGATGATGTCCGGATTGGCGATCATGCCGAGCGGGATGAGATAAAGCCCGACGCCGAGCGCCATCGCCACAACCGCGACCTTCAGCCAGTTTTCCTCGACCATGCCGGCGGCAATGAAGACCGCGCCGCAAACCGGCGGGGTGATCGTCGACAACAGCGCGAACCAGAAGACGAACAGGTGGGCGATCAGCGGCTCGAGACCGAGCTGCTGCAGCGCCGGCCCGGCAACGGAGACGCAGATGACATAGGCCGCCGTGGTCGGCACCTCCATGCCGAGCACCATGCAGGCAAGCGCCGTCAGAAGCAGCGCCGGCCAGAGCTGATCGCCGGCGGCCGACAGGATCAGCGAGGTGATCTTGACGCCAAGCCCGGTCTGGCCGAGCACGCCGATGACGAGGCTGGCGCACAGGATGATCGAGGCGATCATCGAGATCTGCCGGCCCGAGGTGAGGAAGATCTTTTCGAAGCGAGCGAAGGCGCGGGCGAGGGAAAAATTCAGCCGCGCGTCGAAAAAGAGCAATGGCACCACGGTCAGGATCGCCATGCAGGCGGCGTATTGCGGTGTGAAGCCACCGATGAACATGCGCTCGATGAGGACGAGGAATGGCACGGCAAAGAACAGCGAGGTGACGATAACGTCGCGGGTCGCCGGGTGCTGGTCCTTCGACATGCCCTGCAGATCGTAGCGGCCGGCATAGGCGTTGATGCCCACCCAGACGGTGAGAAAATAGAGCAGCGCCGGCAGGAAGGCGGCGGCCATGATGCCGGTGTAGGGCGTACCGGTCAGCTCGACCATGACGAAGGCGCCCGCGCCCATCAGCGGCGGCATGATCTGGCCACCGGACGACGCGACAGCTTCGACCGCGCCGGCAAGCGAGCGGGGATAGCCGAGCTTCGTCATCGTCGGCAGGGTGATGGCGCCGGTCGAGGCGACATTGGCCGAAGCCGATCCGGAGATCGAACCGAACAGGGCCGACGAGATGACCGAGACCTTGGCCGCGCCGCCCTTCAGTCGGCCGGCGGCGGCGGTCGCGACATTCATGAAGCCATCGCCCGCCTCGCCCGCGTTCAGGGCAGCGCCGAAGATGACGAAGATCGAGACGATGGACACCGAGACGCCGGTGAGGCTGCCCCACAAGCCGCCTTCGGCAATCGTCATGGTGCCGAGGAAACTGTCGAGCGGCAGGCCGCCATGGCCGAATTCGCCCGGCAGATATTCGCCGAACAGGCCGTAGGTGACGGCGATCGTGGCGACCAGCGGCAGCGGCCAGCCGATCGCGCGTCGCGCCATTTCCAGCGTGATGATTATGAGCGCGCCGGCAACCGCGCGCTGCATCGGCCCTTCCAGCGAACCATATTGATCCGACAAGGCGGATTCATTGAATACAATGTATAGACAGGCCGCTACGCCGACGCTGGCGAACACCGCGCCGGTGATCCGGGCGGTGTTCGTTTTCGCAGCGAAGACGAACACCCAGGGCAGCGCCAGCGCCATGTGCAGCGGGCGGCTGACGAGGTTCGAGATCAGCCCGGAGAAGATCAGCCAGAGGTGGAAACTGACCGAAACGAGACCGAGCCCGCCCCAGAAGAGGCGGGCCCGCAGGCTTGTCGGCGCGGCGTCGTTGAGCACGCTTCCCTCCCGGGAACGGGGTGAAGGCGCGGGTTATTTCAGCTCGGCGGGAACGTCGACGCCGGCCTCCACGTAATATTTGAGGGCGCCCGGATGCAGCTTGCCGCGCACGGTCGACAAGAGCGCCGGCGACACGCCGTTCCACCAGGCAGCCGAGGCGCCGAGTGCTTCCTTCTGACCCCAGTAGGTCTTGGTCAGCAGGTAGGCGGTGTCGTCGTCCATCTCGGTGGTGGTGTAGGCAACCACCGGCAGCGAGGTGGTGCTGACATCCATGTCGACGCCGGCATAGGTGCCGGCCGGGATGACGAGCTTGGTGCGCTTGGTCTTGGCGATTTCGTCGTCGCTCAGCGACAAGACGGTGATGCCGGTGCCGGCGGCCGCCTCGATAACGTTCGGCGCCGGATAGGAGCCAGCGGTGACGAAGCCGTCGATCTGGCGGTTCTTGAGCGCGGAGACGGCGGCGTTGAGCTCGACATCGGCGAGCGTAACCTTGTCGTTGAGGCCGAACAGCTCGAGGTACTTGGCGCCTTCCTTGGCACCGAACGAGCCCTTGCCGAGCAGGATGGTCTTGCCTTCCATGTCGGCCAGCGTCTTGGCGCCGCTGTCGGCACGCATGACGAAGT of Hyphomicrobiales bacterium contains these proteins:
- a CDS encoding AsnC family transcriptional regulator, giving the protein MDRTDKKILQALQRDCRQSVADLAERVGLSPSACHRRVKQLEEQGLIAGYGAHLDRRKLGYTMEFFVEISLASQSEDALRAFEDAVRRVPEILECHLMSGVADYFLRIAATGPDAYERIHRERLGRLPGVAKIQSSLVLRTIQPWAGYPVPSD
- a CDS encoding cytochrome C, which encodes MKTMLKSLLTVSTAFGIGLAWTAASFSAESLDDVMKRRGLTEKDVLAAAKTYVPTGGRDEFLVFSSGGQSGQILVYGIPSMRILKYIGVFTPEPWQGYGFDDESKAVLAQGMIDGKQINYGDTHHPALSETNGEYDGEWLFINDKANPRIAVIDLKDFETKQIVVNPIMQSEHGGAFATPNTEYVIEATQYAAPFEHGYVPLSEFNDKYRGAVTYWKFDREAGRILPEKSFSVELPPYSQDLSDAGKLDSDGWSFTNSFCTERYIGGIEKGRPPFEAGCSQKDTDFLHVINWKKAAELVEAGKATKINGHDVLTIDTAVAEGILFLIPEPKSPHGVDVSPDGKFIIVAGKLDTHASVYSFEKIMGLIEAKDFADKDPYGIPILDMKKSLHTQVQVGLGPLHNQYDSTPCIVYTSIYVDSQVTKWNYCEGKVLDKISIHYNIGHLMSMEGDTVSPKGKYLVSLNKLAIDRFNPVGPLHPQNHQLIDISNSKMQLIYDMPLPLGEPHYAVAISADKLSPKIRYKTGWDSRTDKPSEFRTRPGRERVEVVDGVTHVYGTLIRSHITPEIIEVEEGTTVSLHLTNVERAEDETHGFAINGFNVNLSVEPGKTVSATFVVDQAGVYPYYCTEFCSALHLEMQGYLLVRPKGMKAEEAALQEGTVYTQDDYNKQVKANTDTQAVIDSVVTYITQRNFKDFAPVVALVEDATDQLNFAADAKKKSEDFAGKEDWQNATLWAQQWFQYQVKAADIGLRAKTYLDQNGAKVVE
- a CDS encoding TRAP transporter permease DctM/Q, whose protein sequence is MLNDAAPTSLRARLFWGGLGLVSVSFHLWLIFSGLISNLVSRPLHMALALPWVFVFAAKTNTARITGAVFASVGVAACLYIVFNESALSDQYGSLEGPMQRAVAGALIIITLEMARRAIGWPLPLVATIAVTYGLFGEYLPGEFGHGGLPLDSFLGTMTIAEGGLWGSLTGVSVSIVSIFVIFGAALNAGEAGDGFMNVATAAAGRLKGGAAKVSVISSALFGSISGSASANVASTGAITLPTMTKLGYPRSLAGAVEAVASSGGQIMPPLMGAGAFVMVELTGTPYTGIMAAAFLPALLYFLTVWVGINAYAGRYDLQGMSKDQHPATRDVIVTSLFFAVPFLVLIERMFIGGFTPQYAACMAILTVVPLLFFDARLNFSLARAFARFEKIFLTSGRQISMIASIILCASLVIGVLGQTGLGVKITSLILSAAGDQLWPALLLTALACMVLGMEVPTTAAYVICVSVAGPALQQLGLEPLIAHLFVFWFALLSTITPPVCGAVFIAAGMVEENWLKVAVVAMALGVGLYLIPLGMIANPDIIALASNLPMALVAFAKIGIALAAVSYGAITHRAIIQRVALIAGGLGLLFV
- the menA gene encoding 1,4-dihydroxy-2-naphthoate octaprenyltransferase, translated to MDQRVPEPYSIAVPIAVASVGNEAARRATPEPVSALTAWVMAFRPKTLTLSVSPVAAGAFWAWFEAGALRPFELAFALLGALAIQIGTNLWNDACDGERGHDTADRLGPPRVTALGILPAATVRMVALGAFAVAIAAGIVLLAAGGLPIAIVGAVSILCGLAYSSGPRPISASPYGELFVLLFFGIVAVGGTYYLQTGMLTASTVALGAIVGLPAAAVLLVNNHRDRVSDSRAGRRTLAIVAGVATARTLYAVLMVATVLFALAFVQPNTIPAMAAFVPLAAITIVLIRDMAATPVSRELNRTLARTALSQAALAITIAMSVLLCAPA
- the ald gene encoding alanine dehydrogenase, which translates into the protein MLLGVPKEIKNHEYRVGLTPESVAEVVAHGHAVIVETMAGSGIGADDAAYVAAGAEIVGAAAEVFARADMIVKVKEPQAVERAMLCEGQILYTYLHLAPDPDQTRDLVASGAVCIAYETVTDHHGGLPLLKPMSQVAGRMSIQAGATALEKAHGGRGVLLGGVPGVQPGKVVVIGGGVVGFNAAQMAVGMHADVTILDRNVATLERLATHFEASATVLYSAKAILEEQVLNADLVIGAVLIPGAAAPKLVKRDMLKAMKPGAVLVDVAIYQGGCFETSKATTHADPTYVVDDIVHYCVANMPGAVARTSTYALNNATLPHALEIADKGWKAALTADAHLKNGLNVAFGKVTCEPVARDLGYDYVPADTVLAG
- the ubiE gene encoding bifunctional demethylmenaquinone methyltransferase/2-methoxy-6-polyprenyl-1,4-benzoquinol methylase (Catalyzes the carbon methylation reaction in the biosynthesis of ubiquinone and menaquinone), with amino-acid sequence MDDLSGRFGRERVEPQERRQRIRSLFNAIAPRYDLMNDLMSGGTHRLWKARFTKAAAAAVGNASVLDLAGGTGDIALGVLKHRPDAAIVICDPSTGMLGVAVKRDAAAYDAVAAEGETLPFGDESFGVVTLSFGLRNMTDPQCVIDECLRVLRPGGQLFILEFSQPVWWFAPAYRLYSRIVIPALGALVAGHRGAYRYLVESIAGFPDAETVSQTLLATGFGKVTADRLFFGIAAIHVAAKPDG
- a CDS encoding TRAP transporter substrate-binding protein; this encodes MKRLALLCAAGLVALSSAASAETRITYKSAKTSSSYYQMGVQIAEAMKKGTDGAVIVTVEESQGSVQNVKEAVKRTGNYVFTTPPVLVSLAQGGNAMFEKSPDPKYGEIRALFPIPSLTMHFVMRADSGAKTLADMEGKTILLGKGSFGAKEGAKYLELFGLNDKVTLADVELNAAVSALKNRQIDGFVTAGSYPAPNVIEAAAGTGITVLSLSDDEIAKTKRTKLVIPAGTYAGVDMDVSTTSLPVVAYTTTEMDDDTAYLLTKTYWGQKEALGASAAWWNGVSPALLSTVRGKLHPGALKYYVEAGVDVPAELK